The following nucleotide sequence is from Candidatus Binatia bacterium.
GCGTTGTTATATGGCGAGAGCAGCTCCACGGTCAAACCCTTGACAGGGGCCGACCCATCCGCCTATCTCTCTAGAAAACAGCTTCCGTATCGTAAAGGAGAAGTCATGGCAACCTGGGACGATCTTTTAACCGAACGCGACCAAGAGGTCTTCGCCAAGTCGGGTTACGGCAAGCGCGCCGGCTTCGGCGAACGGCCCGCCGTGCTGGTCATCGACATGAATTATAACTTCGTCGGCGACAAACCGGAGCCGATCTTGAAATCGATAGAACGCTTTCGCAACAGTTGCGGCGAGGAAGGCTGGGAAGGCGTTTACCGCATCCGCGACCTGCTCGCAGCGACACGAAAAAAGAATCTGCCGACTTTTTACACGACCGGCCACGAAGGCGGAAGCTCGGTCGCCTACGGCCGCTGGCACGGCAAGAACAGCCGCGGCGCGGAAGATCTGGGCAACAAGTGGGCGAAGGGAAACGACATCGTAGCGGAGATCGCGCCCCAAGACGGCGATATCCTCGTGCGCAAGCAAAAGCCCAGCGCCTTTTTCGGCACGCCGCTCGTCAGCATGCTGAACGAGCTTCACGCCGACACGGTGCTCGTCACCGGCTGCACCACCAGCGGCTGCGTGCGCGCGAGCGTGATCGACGCCTTCTCTTATAACTTCAAAGTCTCCGTCGTCGAGGAGTGCGTCTTCGACCGCGGCCAGTCCTCGCACAAGATCAATCTCTTCGACATGAACATGAAGTACGCCGACGTGGTCTCGCTGAAAGAGACGCTGGAATATATCGAGGGGCTTTCCCCGACGCTCTTCGCGCCGGGCTTGTAGATTCTTTCGTGTTTCGATACCGGGTTTTCCCGTTCGAAATACTCAAGACCTCGGGGTATAATGCTGGAAAGCGGCCTGCTGAGGAGCAAAAGTATGGCAAAAGCAACAAAGAGAGATGAAGAGGTCGTGCTTGAGAAGTTTCGTAGCCTCTCTGCGAAGAGAAAACAGGAGGTCATCGATCTCCTTGATCTCTTAGCATCAGGGGAAAAGGCCAAAAACTGGCTTGAGCTTGATGAGTGGGCTTTCAATCTCGCAAAGGAAAGAGGTTTTGACCGTCTTACCGAAGATGACGTGGCTCGCATCGTGAGCAATCT
It contains:
- a CDS encoding isochorismatase family protein, with the translated sequence MATWDDLLTERDQEVFAKSGYGKRAGFGERPAVLVIDMNYNFVGDKPEPILKSIERFRNSCGEEGWEGVYRIRDLLAATRKKNLPTFYTTGHEGGSSVAYGRWHGKNSRGAEDLGNKWAKGNDIVAEIAPQDGDILVRKQKPSAFFGTPLVSMLNELHADTVLVTGCTTSGCVRASVIDAFSYNFKVSVVEECVFDRGQSSHKINLFDMNMKYADVVSLKETLEYIEGLSPTLFAPGL